In Cryptomeria japonica chromosome 1, Sugi_1.0, whole genome shotgun sequence, the sequence tttttttttaatgaaagagTCAGCATTCGCCATtgggcccttggtctactagtgaagttgaatggtttcAAATGAAGCCAAGATTGAGCTCCGGATGAATTTGATAGAATGTATACCCATCAATCCACAAAGACCCTTGCAAGATCACACCCGCAAGACACCCCATAATCAAAGCCCTTTAACTTTACCTTTTACTTTTCAAACAAGCACAAAATCAAGCCTACCTTTGTAAACTCCCATGATATATGACAGCTGTCTATGTAATTCACATATTATATTTCATCCTCACCTTTATATATTTAAATTGAAACCTTTTTCTTTGAAAAGTTGGTAGATCAACGGGTACGCAAAGGCAGAATCACATGCAGAGCTCACGCACTCTTTTCATCGTCCACtcctattattaattaattttatatgtatacCTTCAACATATCCATAAATTGTCTCTCAATCTTTTCTTCTCCATGACAGTATTTTGTAGATCTGTTTAACTAATTATACTTCAATGGAGATGAGAAATACTTTCACATCAATGGTTGGAGTAAGATTTGCAGTAGTATTTGTGGGTATAGTTTTTTTTACACTATTGTGCTTAGCAGACAGCAATAATGCCATGAATATTGGGCATGGATACAGACTGACTTCTATAGTTAAAGACTCCAAAGGAAACCTTTTTGGGCAGCTTCAGCTTATCAACAAAACTGAAATTTATGGCTCTGATTTAGAAGAATTGCAGCTTGTTGTGAGGTAAAGTCTTGTCTAAATTTCAAGGAATATAAGATGCCCATGAGTTTAAGTTTTTGTATAACATACTAGATTGGATGATTTTGATTGTTATTTAGGGCAAAATAGTATGCATAGGACCTGTCACAGTGTATATTACAGGTTAATAGAGCTTTTTAATTGATATTCTTTagttttatagtaatttttcagtCATGGTTTTGGTATAGAAGATCGATAATATCATATTATCAGTGCAATTTTAAAGTTTCTGTGGGTTTGTTCTTGATTTTGAAAACGTAAGTAATGTTATTTTTTATTCTAATTTGTGAGAAGTAATAGAATGCGAGGTTAAATGAAATAGAATGTAAAGGAGACTATAACAGTATGAATCACATTGTAAAtccaatcataaatttgtatctttgatgggGTTCAATTAGGATTTGtgttagaataaaataaaaatatgaaatattaatctttttgtttgattttggagGGTGAAAATAGAAGAGTAAATtcgtttataaaaaaaattgagagAAGATTGAATGGTGGAGGTAAAATCTTGGATCACGAGTTGGATCCACAAATGGTGGATGTAAAGAGGGACATGCTTACACAACACACTTTGACATTCTTAGGTGCCTCATTTAAAATCACATTAATAGGTAGAACCTATTAAAGTTAGTGTAATTTCAAATGAGCCACCTAAGCAAGTCAAAACTTAGAGTGTGTTGTTTAAGCCAAAATGACCGAGAGAGGTGGCAATTAATTTGTCAATTGGATGCAAGGAACTAGGTAGTCGACTCATTTGATTGGCGAGTCAATAATTATTCGAtttgttgattcattttttattttgagttAGTCAAATTGATTGGCTTGTCAATATAGTTAATTTTTCTGATTAGGTAGTTAAGCCATGAGATGTAATTTAAGATTTAAATTAGTTAAATTGTGAATAATATagatttaaattcaaatatttaaatatttagtaagaattaattcattttaaattaattaaactattaatattatttaataatgtgCATGAATAATGAATATGATTAAGTAACAATAATCCAATCAGAATCCTTTCATTCTAATATTATTTCTGTGATTtccttgttttatatatatatatatatatatgttaattttCATTCATTTCAGATTTGTTCAAATATATGTGTATATCCATGTTCTAATATTTTTAGTTGAGATTTTTTATTTCAAACTCTTCCAATACATCTGATTTGGGTGTTTGATTTAAATGTTGTGAAAATAACTGTTTTATTACTAAAACTAACAACTTTCtactttatttttattattttttcagtccatatatatatatatatatatttgtgtatgttcatgttgtgattcatATTTTGCTGTGAATTGCTTGCACCGTTGTGGGGATTTCAGCTATGAAACAGAGGACAGATTACATCTGTCAATAACTGATGCTCAAAAGCCCAGATGGGAGGTCCCTCAAGAACTACTTCCAAGAGAAAGAGCAACCTTCTTATCACAGAAAACAAGTAACAACTCTTTTGCAAATGGAGGAGAAACAGGGCAACCGGAATCTGATCATCATCATGAACTTCAGTTTTCATACACGACCAATCCATTTGGGTTCTCAATTATGCGGAAATCTTCAGGGGAGGTTCTATTTAATACTACAGATGAAGGACCCAACAGTCTGGTTTTCAAGGACCAATTCATACAAATTTCGACAAGAGTTCCTCCAGGTGCTTCACTATATGGACTCGGTGAAAGCAGTAGACCAGGGGGATTTAAACTAGTCAGAGGAGATACTTATACTCTCTGGAATTCAGACATTCCAAGCTCCAATGCTTATCTTAATTTGTATGGATCTCATCCCTTTTACATGGATGTTAGACAAGGTGGGACTGCTCATGGAGTTTTGTTCTTGAACAGCAATGGAATGGATATTGAATATGCAGGGGACAGAGTTAAGTACAAGATCATTGGGGGGATTATAGACTTTTACTTCTTTTCTGGACCATCTCCAACATCAGTGATCCAACAATATACCAAACTCATTGGAAGACCAGCACCAATGCCATACTGGTCATTTGGTAATGTTACATACATTGCGAATATTCTTGTTATATTTATAAGGTCTATCTCAACTTTCGAGCCCTAATGGGAGGTCTTAACTTGCTTATAGAGTGTTTGTGCTCCCTTAGTTTTTCACAGTGGTCAATACAATTTACTTGTTGAAATAAGACTACTGTTGTACAAATCAATGACCAGTGGAGAAATCTTGTTTCATCTATGCTTGACAGGTTTCCATCAGTGTCGATGGGGTTACAAGGATGTCAGTGACCTAGAAACAGTTGTGTCTGGTTACCGGGAAAAAGACATTCCTTTAGATGCAATTTGGAATGACATTGATTATATGGAGGATTTCAAGGATTTTACTCTGGATCCTGTAAATTATCCTGCCGCAAAATTGCGGCCCTTCATGGATCAGCTTCATGCATCTGGTCAGAAATATGTGCTCATTGTTGATCCAGGTAGGTTAAGCCTTATAAGATTTTGAAAATCAAGATATGCTATCTATAAAAATGTCTGGCAAGATTTTTGGAATCATAGAAATGTACATTAATATGTTAAATGTGAAATAAAGATTGCATGCATAGTGGTCTCCCTGTTGGACTGAATAAACTAGTTTTTAGGTCTTTCTATTCTACTTACAAAAATCTTAAGTAATTCAGCTTTTAGAAGTAGTTCTgttctttatattaattaaatccAGTTTGTTTCATGTTTCCACTACACACAATATCTATGATTGGTAGATTGTTAGTTTAGTCCTCATGTCTAGGACACATGTTATGAatctatatttttaatttttttaaagaagctCATGGAACTTGAAGGGAAACAGCTATTCAGATATCAGGATGTTACATAACTGAAGTTTTGACTTCTTATCGATGAGGATTTTTTGATGAGGATTGTTTGTAGCTTGTTCACTGTACCATCATCTCAAATGAATAACAATAGTCCTCATTGATGAAAAATCAAAACTTCAGTTATGTAACATCCAACTATTGATACCATGATGCATCCTGATGGCTAGATAGCCATTTCCAACTAAAAGAAATATGTGTTCAATTTTGGCTTCATTCTCTATTTACTTATAGTCCTAGCTATATGGTTTACTTGCAGGAATCAAGATTGAAAAGGGATATGATACATTTGACCATGCAGTGAAAGAAGATATCTTCATCAAGCAAGATGGACAGCCTTACCTTGCCCAAGTATGGCCTGGGCCAGTTCATTTCCCTGATTTCCTCAACCCAAAAACCCAACAATTCTGGACAAAAGAGATATCTCAATTCCTTGAAACAGTTCCTGTAGATGGCCTATGGATAGACATGAATGAAGTGTCAAACTTTTGCAGTGGCGTTACATGCTCCTTACCAGAAAATAGAATGTGCCCTATGAAAGGTAAACCAATAACAGATTGCTGTCTTGTGTGCAGTTCTCCCCCAAATTCTACAAAATGGGAAGACCCACCATACAAAATAAGAAACAATGGCAATCACAGACACATCAGGGATAAAACAATTACACCCAGTGCTCTTCATGCAAATGGTATCCTAGAGTACAATGCACACAATCTCTATGGTCTCTCTGAGACTATTGTAACAAACAGGGCACTAAAATCCATTAGAAAGAAAAGACCATTTATCCTAACAAGATCTACATTTGTAGGATCAGGTGCCTATGCAGCCCATTGGACAGGAGATAATGCTGCAACATGGGATGACCTGAAGTACTCTATTCCATCAATACTTAACTTTGGGCTATTTGGGATGCCTATGGTGGGTGCAGACATATGTGGTTTCTTGAAGGATACCACAGAGGAGTTATGTAACAGATGGATTCAGTTGGGTGCATTTTATCCATTTTCAAGGCAGCATTCTGATAATGGCACCATCAGGCAGGAGCTATACCTCTGGGACTCAGTTTCAGTTTCAAGTAGAAGGGCATTGGCATTGAGGTACGAGCTACTTCCATATCTATATACACTATCATTTGAGGCTCATTTAACAGGGAATCCTATAGCCAGGCCTATGTTCTTCACATTCCCTGACGACCCCATCACACTTAACAGAAGCACTCAGTATCTTCTAGGCAAGGGGATACTCATATCTCCTGTTTTGGATCAAGGAGCAACTAGTCTGAATGCATATTTTCCCAGGGGAACATGGTACAATCTATTTGATTTTTCCCATGTCATCAGTCCTAAAAATGGGTCTTTTAAGGTCTTGGAAGCTCCTATAGACACCATCAATGTACATATGGTTGAGGGCATTATTTTACCAATGCAGGAAGGTGGGTTAACTACAATTGAAGCCAGGAAGACTCCATTTACTCTTCTCATATCATTTCCTATGAATTATGATCAACATTTCAACGATTCTGATGAACAGTACCATGCAAAAGGTGATCTTTTTCTAGACAATGGGGAGGACATAGAAATGCATATTGAGGAAAACAGATCTACATATgtagaatttcatgcttatgttgTAAGAAATAGGGTTGAAGTGATCTCTGAAGTGAAGTGTGGGGAATATGCATTGCAGCAAGAATGGAAGTTGCAGAGGATTGTGGTCTTGGGATCCTCTTCTAGGCCTCAGAATTTGACAATCAATGGGTTTCCATCTACAGTAGTTGCCATTCATAATACCTCCACATCCTTGACTATTGGCGACTTACATCTGAATATTGGCGAAAGATTCAAGATATGGTGGGAAATTATGTTTAACATTTGAATTGTGTTCTATAAGAACCAGATTAAGGCACAAATAAACAAAATTGGTGTGCACCGTAAGCATTTACAAGAAAAAGTCATACCCCAATCTCATCTTATGACTAATTAGATCCTATGAACCTGTGCTCATAGTTTCAAAATGATCATAGGAATGTTGATCTCTTTGGAAGGCGAGAAATTTGAATGTTCAATGCTTTTTACTACGTACCTATATACAATTATATAAAGGTATATCAATTAATTTATAATGGTAAATAAATATATTTAGATATACATTAAATGGTGTTAGATATTTCTTATTGCGTTTTTGTTTAGAATTATATTGGATGATTATTATCTGATTGATAACTTTATTATGTGTCATTTTGGATCATTTTATGTGGCTGTGGAATTAATCTTTGATTCTTAAATTTAATCTTTTTTCTATATGTTCGATCTACAAATCTTTAATCAACAAAATCGTGTCTCAAATATTTATTCATGGTTGTACCAATAGATGCCAATAGATTTTGTATGAACTTATGCTCATAGTTTAAATGTTGTTATAGAAATGTTGATCTCTTTGAAAGGGGAGAAATCTGAATGTTCAATGATTTTTACTTCATTGATGATTGTATGGACCTAAAACAATTATTTTGTGTATAATATTTAATCTATAATGATAAATAGATCTATTTAGATAAATGAGTTGAGATAGAAACAATTATTGAATCATACTATAACTAAGCACAATAATTAATAAAAAGGATTATGGTTCTTAGTTTTAAGTTTTTACGCCAAATACTTTCTGCTAGATGTTGTTTAAAAATTCACTATTATGTTTGTGCTTAGAATTATGTTAGATGATTACTATCTAACTCCTAACTTTATTATAAGCCACTTTCATCATTTTTTGTTGTTGTGGAATCGATCCTTGTTTCATAAATTTGATCTTTTTCTATAGATTTGATCTACAAGCCTTTAATCAACAAAATCATATTTGTTTTGAGTCTTTGGTCATGCTAACTTGCCAATAAACACCAATAGAGTTTTCCATGCAAAATGTGGGAGGTGACTTGGTCCACTtcttttgccttagtcaaacccttggtTTGAATCAATACTTTTTATAAGATCAAAGATAATTCAAACAATCCTAGAAATGTCCAATCTATGCTTATCAATGTTGATGCAAATGCTATGCTCTTCTAATAATGTTGTAATGTGTAATTTCACTTTCATTTATATGAGTTCTTTCTACCTCTTTGATAGAAAATAAATCAAGGTTTGTCTTTCTATATAATGCACTAGTGCATATAATTGAATATTTTACATTCAATCTGACAAGTAATAGGTAGTTGAAAAAACTTAGTTTGGGACTAGgactaaatttaaatttgaattgtgAGGGTCAAATTCAAACTATAATATTAACATGAGATAAGGAAGGGTAAAAATTTAAGTCTACTCTTGGGATAAGTGGAGTTAGGTTTAGTTATGGTTTATGTTATTTTCTATGTTTGCATATATACATGTCACTTGTATGCTACTTGTTCCACTTACTATAAAGGGATCAAAGCAAGGCCAAAATGTAAGTGAAAAGTGTTAGGTATATATGAAACCATAATAAGAAAGGATtcacaaatatacatatatgtagatgtAAATAATGATAAGAAGTATGTAggtatgcatacacatatatttaaacaAGTAAATATGAATATAAGAATATTAATGCAAGTaagatgaaaataaaagacaaGAAACGATGTATATCCAAACCTATTTCAAATCAATGAGAAAGTAGAACAATAATTATGTATGAATGTATATAACTATATGTACGTGTAATAAAATGATGAACCATATATAAGGTAAAGTaagaaatgtatatatatataaaagaataaaCAAGTCAATATGTCTGTCTACATATATGATTCTTTTGGGAagcatgaaaaagaaaataaagatgaagTCTCTTCTCGACAAGATATATCGAGCTTTCTCCTCCCTTAAGTCacgctccactttgtgccatcccCATCTGCTGACCCCCCCTTCTCATGGCTCTTTTCTCTATTTTTATCAACACTTTCCATCACTCTATGACAGCCTAGGTCCAGTTGCCTCACTCTGACCCCTTCTTTCCATTATTTTGGCATACCATTCAAATGGTCTTGCAACccctccacctgtgtgctcttggTCTTCCTGATCCAAAACTGAAATTTGACCAGCGTGACCACTCTTCCATCATTACATCAACCTCTCTTTACGTGAGTTCCTTGTAACTGTTGCCTCCAACATTTCTTTCTCTAACGCTGATATGACTTCTCTTCAAATCGTGCCTTCTAATGCTGCCTTCTTGTGCACTCTTCATTCTCCTCTTCCCACCTTAAGTCCCATTCTGTCTAATCCTTCTTTCGCACAACATTAAGCTCTGACAACCTCCCTCACCTAACGATAGATGAACATTGGAGCAATCCTCGAGGTATGGAGTCCACCCTTCATCCATATTCTCTTACTTTCCCTCGTCTCTTCCTTTACATGGATTCTAAGGCTAGTTCTTCCCCCTTCCCTCTCCTTGTGTCCCTTTTACCTGAACCTTTTTCTTATTTCGGTTTAAATCACACATTAAGTTTTGATTTCTATATTTAAAAGTtttaaacactcagaattgactgacattctttaggcttaatatgttgcttaatgtgtgtggtttaaggctggcccTCTTATCTACCTCTCCCCTCCCCTAACCATCTATCCTTTCCGCTCTCTCCTCTTTTGGTATCCTTTCTGCTCTCTCCTCTTTTGGTCACCTTGTTCTTGGTGCTACCTCCTCTCAATTTTATTTTCCCGAATATCAAATGTCATCCCCGTGATCTAACCACATGCAACTAGTAACGTGTAAGGACTCATAATTGAATATTATTCTAGCTagctatgaaaatttaaattttgtgcATGTTTACATGCTTCTTGGCACTAAATAGTTAGATGAGGAAGGGAGGGAACAAGATCCACTTGTGAGGTTGTAAGATCTCCATTCCAATATTTTAGATATTGAGAAAATTAGAACAGGGAAACATTCATTTGAACCTAATTGTGAACATCATATCTAGTATATAATAGTAAGGATAAGAGAAGGTTATGTATGAATTATGAAGGAAccaaatatctcatacatatatatgattaaATCAAGCAAATTCTATGCAAACAATCAACATATAAAGGATGCAAATAATCACAAGTGGTATGTATGTTGTAGATGTGGAACAAATGGAAGATGGGTTATGGATAACTCATTATTATCCTTGATGCATAAAAGAAAATAGCACTATGAATTCACTTATTCTGTTTCATAATTTTGATGctctagaaagaaaaaaaaaggtaaaaataaatGTGAAATTATAATAATGgaataagaaaaaagaaaataaacataGAAAGGGATACAAAAAGGGGGAGAGAAGAGAGGATACAAATTTCCTTATGGAACACAACATAGATATAGAAAAACTTGGGCATCATGAGGAAATATGGTGAGTCATTACTACTTggcatcattctttgatagttaaaaagaagaaacaacaaaataGGAAAATATGGCATAAAGAGTTCTAAGGAACATGAGACAATAGTTGATGTAAAAATGTAGAAATAAATAACATAGCACAACACCAAATAGTGACTCCCCAATACTACATAGCATAATAGCTCATTGCAAGACAAGATATAGTAAACACAACACACTGCTCCTAATATAGTGTATGGCATAATAAATTATCACATTCCAAGGGTATGTAACCTTAAAGGAAAATATATCATATTTACATGATAGGGTTAGAGAAGAAAGACACAAGACATCTAGGGTCGAGGCTCATCTATAATAAGGTCATCATCAAAGAAAGAAGCATAGAAAAATATCATCTTAACAAGTGATGGCCAAATGTGGAGGTAATTGTTGAACATAGTGTCCAATGAGGAAGACACAAAAATTAATTAAGGTGGTGCATAGTCAAAGAAGGGTTAATATTCTTAGAAAAAGTAGAGAGGATTGTGCCAAGGTTGGTTCAATACATTAAATATTAATGTATTGAAGGTAAGGAATATGGTATCATCTATATGCAAGGctagaggaaaagaaggataagatgGAAAAGGATCATCATTAATTATAGAAGGTGTATCATTATGAAGAGAATTAGGAAGTGTAGGGGAAATGGATTTGGGTTAAAAAGAAGAAATATGATGTGGAAGCCTTTTTAACATAAGTTTAATATTCTTGAATCATTTATTTTGTGGTTTTTTATGATGTTCAAGTGAGTGCAAAGGATGACTAGAGGTATATAATGATGACATGACACATTAAGTGGAGTGGGCAACTGTGATGTAAGTGTCGATGAAGGGGAGGTTGGGGATGTAAAGTATATTTTATGTTTATCATTGAATGGAGTAGGGGAGGTACCTAGTCTATATAGGGTTAGAGAGACTAGTAGAGAATAAACAAGTTGAGGAAGATTGTGAATATTTAAAGGAATTTTTGTTGTTTGCAAGGTGAAAGACACATATTTTCCCAAATTTGCAAAATATCATTGCCTATATCATaactagatgaagatgttattaaatGTAACCTAGGAATCCCAAGCTATAGAGAATATggattttcttgattgaatttacTCTAGTTTGTGGTAAAGAGAAGATAATattatgtatatgtgcatatagaA encodes:
- the LOC131030338 gene encoding alpha-xylosidase 1 codes for the protein MEMRNTFTSMVGVRFAVVFVGIVFFTLLCLADSNNAMNIGHGYRLTSIVKDSKGNLFGQLQLINKTEIYGSDLEELQLVVSYETEDRLHLSITDAQKPRWEVPQELLPRERATFLSQKTSNNSFANGGETGQPESDHHHELQFSYTTNPFGFSIMRKSSGEVLFNTTDEGPNSLVFKDQFIQISTRVPPGASLYGLGESSRPGGFKLVRGDTYTLWNSDIPSSNAYLNLYGSHPFYMDVRQGGTAHGVLFLNSNGMDIEYAGDRVKYKIIGGIIDFYFFSGPSPTSVIQQYTKLIGRPAPMPYWSFGFHQCRWGYKDVSDLETVVSGYREKDIPLDAIWNDIDYMEDFKDFTLDPVNYPAAKLRPFMDQLHASGQKYVLIVDPGIKIEKGYDTFDHAVKEDIFIKQDGQPYLAQVWPGPVHFPDFLNPKTQQFWTKEISQFLETVPVDGLWIDMNEVSNFCSGVTCSLPENRMCPMKGKPITDCCLVCSSPPNSTKWEDPPYKIRNNGNHRHIRDKTITPSALHANGILEYNAHNLYGLSETIVTNRALKSIRKKRPFILTRSTFVGSGAYAAHWTGDNAATWDDLKYSIPSILNFGLFGMPMVGADICGFLKDTTEELCNRWIQLGAFYPFSRQHSDNGTIRQELYLWDSVSVSSRRALALRYELLPYLYTLSFEAHLTGNPIARPMFFTFPDDPITLNRSTQYLLGKGILISPVLDQGATSLNAYFPRGTWYNLFDFSHVISPKNGSFKVLEAPIDTINVHMVEGIILPMQEGGLTTIEARKTPFTLLISFPMNYDQHFNDSDEQYHAKGDLFLDNGEDIEMHIEENRSTYVEFHAYVVRNRVEVISEVKCGEYALQQEWKLQRIVVLGSSSRPQNLTINGFPSTVVAIHNTSTSLTIGDLHLNIGERFKIWWEIMFNI